One segment of Sesamum indicum cultivar Zhongzhi No. 13 linkage group LG4, S_indicum_v1.0, whole genome shotgun sequence DNA contains the following:
- the LOC105160608 gene encoding peroxisomal membrane protein 11B, whose translation MNDTVDKLVIFLAKRDGIDKLVKTFQYVSKLVHWHVEKTHPDAATRAKQWEVASGLSRKAFRSGRFLTGFNALRRNPGTTTTFRLLAVLSNAGEMVYFFFDHFLWLSRIGVLDAKLARRMSFISAFGESFGYIFFMVSDIILIQEGIKAERRIVKSGDESEDSKGKIKNIRGDRVMRLMAVAANLADLIIALADIEPNPFCNHAVTLGISGLVSAWAGWYRNWPS comes from the coding sequence ATGAATGACACAGTAGACAAACTTGTAATCTTTCTAGCAAAGAGAGATGGGATTGACAAGCTTGTCAAGACTTTCCAATATGTCTCCAAACTAGTCCACTGGCATGTAGAGAAAACACACCCTGATGCTGCCACCAGGGCCAAGCAATGGGAAGTCGCCTCCGGCCTCAGCCGGAAAGCCTTCCGCTCGGGTCGGTTCCTCACCGGCTTCAACGCACTGAGGCGGAATCCAGGCACGACAACGACGTTCCGTCTCCTCGCGGTGCTTTCTAATGCAGGTGAAATGGTTTACTTCTTCTTTGACCATTTCCTTTGGCTATCAAGAATTGGAGTCTTGGATGCAAAACTGGCTAGGAGAATGAGCTTCATATCAGCATTTGGTGAGTCCTTCGGCTACATATTCTTCATGGTTTCTGATATTATACTGATTCAAGAGGGGATTAAGGCAGAGAGAAGGATAGTTAAATCAGGGGATGAATCAGAAGATTCAAAAGGGAAGATCAAGAACATCAGGGGTGACAGGGTGATGAGATTGATGGCTGTGGCTGCTAATTTGGCAGACTTGATCATTGCGTTGGCTGATATTGAGCCTAACCCTTTCTGCAACCATGCTGTTACACTAGGGATTAGTGGGTTGGTTTCTGCATGGGCTGGTTGGTACAGAAATTGGCCATCATGA
- the LOC105160609 gene encoding cell number regulator 6, with protein MAEEMNHPSSYVKLTKEQAPVEEISPGELNQPIDVPQLHVHKCNECGQPLPESYQAPADEPWTTGICECAQDTESCWTGLFCPCVLFGRNVEQIREDTPWTWPCICHAVFIEGGLAFAAVTAGLHGMIDPRTTFLICEGLLFSWWMCGIYTGLVRQSLQKKYHLENSPCDPCMVHCCMHWCALCQEHRELKGRLLDETFVPITVVNPPPIQEMSAASDSHNSAPLSTNGADRANVEMQPL; from the exons ATGGCGGAGGAAATGAATCACCCGTCGAGTTATGTTAAATTGACGAAAGAACAAGCGCCGGTGGAGGAAATTAGTCCCGGAGAGCTTAATCAGCCCATTGATGTTCCTCAG TTACACGTTCACAAGTGCAATGAGTGTGGACAGCCTTTACCAGAAAGTTACCAAGCCCCTGCAGATGAACCTTGGACTACTGGGATCTGTGAATGTGCTCAAGACACAGAAAGTT GCTGGACAGGATTATTTTGCCCCTGTGTCTTGTTTGGCCGCAATGTTGAACAAATAAGAGAAGATACTCCATGGACCTGGCCGTGCATCTGTCATGCCGTTTTCATAGAGGGCGGTCTTGCATTTGCTGCCGTAACTGCAGGCCTACATGGTATGATCGACCCAAGGACTACATTTCTCATTTGCGAGGGTTTGCTTTTCAGTTGGTGGATGTGCGGAATATACACTGGTCTTGTGAGGCAATCGTTGCAGAAGAAGTATCATCTCGAG AATTCACCATGTGATCCTTGCATGGTGCACTGCTGCATGCATTGGTGTGCCCTATGCCAAGAACACAGGGAGTTGAAAGGACGCTTATTAGATGAAACCTTCGTCCCAATTACTGTAGTTAATCCACCTCCAATCCAAGAAATGAGCGCTGCAAGTGACAGCCATAACTCAGCACCACTCTCTACTAATGGGGCTGACCGAGCTAACGTAGAAATGCAACCTTTATAG
- the LOC105160611 gene encoding probable aquaporin TIP5-1, translating to MASLKSCFRHSVASVALRSYVAEFISTFLFVFAAVGATMASGKMTADAGRDSSSLVVIAVASAFSLSVAVYISANVSGGHVNPAVTFGMAVGGHISIPMAIFYWIAQMLGSVMACLLLKTTTVAQQVPLHPIPQEMTGFGASILEGVMTFSLVYTVYASADPRRGAMGTIGPLAIGLIAGANILASGPFTGGSMNPACSFATAVIGGSFKNQAVYWVGPLIGAAIAGILYDNVVFPTQVPDSLRGISDGVGV from the exons atgGCGTCCCTGAAATCCTGCTTCCGGCATTCCGTCGCGTCCGTCGCTCTCAGATCATATGTCGCTGAGTTCATATCAACTTTCCTCTTCGTCTTCGCTGCCGTCGGCGCCACCATGGCTTCGG GGAAGATGACAGCCGATGCAGGGCGGGATTCTTCGAGTCTGGTAGTGATTGCCGTCGCGAGTGCCTTCTCACTTTCCGTGGCGGTTTACATTTCTGCCAATGTATCCGGTGGGCATGTGAATCCGGCGGTTACTTTCGGCATGGCGGTCGGCGGACATATTAGTATTCCGATGGCCATCTTCTACTGGATCGCGCAGATGCTTGGCTCCGTCATGGCTTGTCTTCTGCTGAAAACAACCACCGTTGCACAG CAAGTTCCTCTCCACCCGATTCCACAGGAAATGACCGGGTTCGGAGCATCCATATTGGAGGGTGTGATGACATTTTCACTGGTGTACACTGTATACGCGTCTGCTGACCCGAGAAGGGGAGCTATGGGAACCATTGGGCCACTGGCAATCGGGCTTATAGCCGGAGCCAATATTTTGGCATCCGGGCCGTTCACAGGTGGGTCAATGAACCCGGCATGTTCATTCGCTACTGCTGTTATTGGAGGGAGTTTCAAGAACCAAGCGGTTTATTGGGTCGGACCCTTGATCGGAGCAGCCATTGCTGGGATCCTGTATGATAATGTGGTGTTCCCTACTCAGGTTCCTGATTCCTTGAGGGGCATTTCTGATGGAGTTGGAGTCTAA
- the LOC105160612 gene encoding putative nitric oxide synthase, giving the protein MALAPKPLSLSSLSAFRTHYSFQNPYPKSFPPRFNCRKPLSFIICKSAQTDSPNSSLSTPEPDGSGPSAPTRGDLFLQRHQSSAASATVLAEIKEKKKKKNKQKAAKASSFTGPSCYGCGAPLQTSEADAPGYVEVETYNLKKKHRQLRTVLCGRCRLLSHGHMITAVGGNGGYSGGKQFVTAEELREKLSHLRHEKALVVKLVDVVDFNGSFLARVRDLAGANPIILVVTKVDLLPKGTDLNCVGDWVVEATVKKKLNVLSVHLTSSKSLVGIAGVISEIQKEKKGRDVYILGSANVGKSAFINALLKMLSYKDPVAAAARKYKPIQSAVPGTTLGPIQIEAFLGGGKLYDTPGVHLHHRQAAVIHSEDLPALAPQSRLRGQSFPNPLLILDNSMVDRIKSNGLVGFSIFWGGLVRIDVIKVLPETRLTFYGPKALQIHVVPTEDADKFYEKEVGIILTPPTGKQKADTWMGLETKRELQLKYDDVDKPACDVAISGLGWISVEPFSQSLRSSETSAVEAGGEISLVVHVPKPVEIFVRTPLPVGSAGAEWYQYRELTEMEQEIRPKWYY; this is encoded by the exons ATGGCGTTGGCGCCTaaacccctctctctctcttctctttccGCATTCCGCACACATTATTCCTTCCAAAACCCTTACCCCAAATCCTTTCCCCCCAGATTCAACTGTCGAAAACCACTCAGTTTCATCATTTGCAAATCCGCCCAAACTGATTCCCCCAATTCCTCGTTGTCCACACCCGAACCCGATGGCTCCGGACCCTCCGCCCCTACCCGAGGCGACCTTTTCCTCCAGCGTCACCAATCCTCAGCTGCTTCCGCCACCGTTCTTGCGGAgataaaggaaaagaagaagaagaagaataaacaAAAGGCTGCGAAAGCTTCTTCTTTTACTGGGCCTAGCTGTTACGGCTGTGGAGCCCCGTTACAGACTTCGGAGGCCGATGCTCCGGGTTACGTGGAGGTTGAAACATATAATCTG aagaagaaacataGGCAGCTAAGAACGGTGTTATGTGGGAGGTGCAGGCTCCTGTCCCATGGCCATATGATTACTGCTGTTGGTGGGAATGGAGGGTATTCGGGTGGAAAACAATTTGTTACGGCAGAAGAGCTTCGTGAAAAGCTATCACATTTGCGTCACGAGAAAGCTCTTGTAGTGAAACTG GTTGATGTAGTGGACTTTAATGGCAGTTTTTTAGCCCGTGTCCGCGATCTTGCTGGTGCAAATCCCATAATACTAGTTGTAACTAAG GTTGATCTTCTTCCAAAAGGAACTGATCTCAATTGTGTTGGTGACTGGGTTGTGGAGGCAACAGTTAAGAAGAAACTGAA TGTATTGAGTGTGCACTTGACAAGTTCCAAGTCTTTGGTGGGCATTGCTGGAGTGATCTCAGAAATTCAGAAAGAGAAGAAG GGAAGGGATGTCTACATCCTG GGTTCAGCTAATGTCGGAAAATCTGCTTTCATCAATGCTCTATTGA AAATGTTGTCTTATAAGGATCCCGTAGCTGCTGCAGCGAGAAAATACAAACCAATTCAATCTGCTGTTCCGGGAACTACTTTGGGTCCAATCCAAATTGAAGCTTTCCTAGGTGGAGGA AAATTATACGACACACCTGGAGTTCATCTGCACCATAGACAGGCTGCCGTGATCCATTCAGAGGATCTACCTGCTCTTGCACCCCAAAGTCGACTTCGAGGTCAATCTTTCCCA AACCCTCTTCTTATTTTGGACAACTCGATGGTAGAccgaatcaaatcaaatggTTTGGTTggtttctctattttttgggGAGGTCTTGTCCGAATTGATGTCATCAAAGTTCTTCCAGAAACACGTTTGACGTTCTATGGACCCAAGGCACTGCAAATCCATGTGGTACCTACTGAAGATGCAGATAAATTTTACGAG AAAGAAGTTGGGATCATCTTGACTCCTCCAACTGGAAAACAGAAGGCAGACACCTGGATGGGTCTTGAAACAAAGCGCGAGTtgcaattaaaatatgatgacGTTGATAA ACCTGCTTGTGATGTGGCTATATCTGGGCTTGGTTGGATATCAGTAGAACCATTTAGCCAATCTCTTAGATCATCCGAGACAAGTGCAGTAGAAGCTGGTGGGGAGATAAGTTTAGTTGTCCACGTCCCCAAGCCTGTGGAAATTTTTGTCCGTACTCCTTTACCTGTTGGCAGTGCTGGAGCTGAATGGTATCAGTATCGGGAATTGACAGAAATGGAACAGGAAATAAGACCAAAATGGTACTACTGA
- the LOC105160613 gene encoding structural maintenance of chromosomes protein 2-1, with amino-acid sequence MYIKEICLEGFKSYATRTVVPGFDPYFNAITGLNGSGKSNILDSICFVLGITNLQQVRASNLQELVYKQGQAGITKATVSIVFDNSDRNRSPLGYEDSPEITVTRQIVVGGRNKYLINGHLAQPSRVQNLFHSVQLNVNNPHFLIMQGRITKVLNMKPPEILSMLEEAAGTRMYENKKEAALKTLEKKQSKVDEIDKLLDQEILPALEKLRKERLQYMQWANGNAELDRLKRFCIAYEYVQAEKIRDNAVQCVQEIRDKILEIDATVGKMHEESQGMEKRVSELSSEKEASMGGEIKLLSDKLDALSRDLVKETSVLKNEEDNLRTEKENAAKIERSLEESKLAAEEMAAAVKNAEDGAADLKKSFQDLSKSLDEHEKEYQGVVAGKSSGNEEKCLEDQLADAKIAVGRAETELKQLQTKVSHCEKELEEKKSQLLSTREKASLIENELDVKRKDVEEVKSALESLFYEENIMEALQKNRTAELEMVQKFKEDVRIISSQLANVEFNYNDPEKNFDKSRVKGVVAKLIKVKDSSAVVALEVAAGGKLFNVVVDTENTGKQLLQKGGLRRRVTIIPLNKIQSHPVPQRVKTAAVKLVGKGNAEVALSLVGYDQELQNAMEYVFGSTFVCKTIDAAREVAFNKETGTPSVTLEGDIFQPSGLLTGGSRKGGGDLLRKLHALGEAELKLSFHQKRLSEVDAKINELLPLQRKFKDLKMQLELKSHDLSLSENRAKQNEHHKLGELVKRIEEELGEAKSAIKEKKLLYEECVAKVSSLEKSIHDHAGNRESRLKDLEKKIKAIKSQMQAASKNLKGHENERERLIMELEAVQKEKISLESQLAALKKQINDLTLELDSKKAKVASVKKDHDEVQSELGMARKKIKECDSQITSIVKEQQRIQQKISEANLERKRMENEVKRMEMEQKNCSLKVEKLIEKHVWIASEKQLFGRVGSDYDFESCDPHKAMEDFNKLQAEQSGLEKRVNKKVMAMFEKAEDEYNDLISKKNIIENDKSKIKMVIEELDEKKKETLKVTWAKVNKDFGSIFSTLLPGTMAKLEPPEGGSFLDGLEVRVAFGSVWKQSLSELSGGQRSLLALSLILALLLFKPAPLYILDEVDAALDLSHTQNIGRMIKTHFPHSQFIVVSLKEGMFNNANVLFRTKFVDGVSTVQRTVTNKQNK; translated from the exons atgtacaTAAAGGAAATCTGCTTAGAGGGTTTCAAATCCTACGCGACAAGAACAGTGGTGCCGGGTTTCGACCCCTATTTCAACGCTATTACTGGTCTGAATGGGTCGGGCAAGTCGAACATCCTCGATTCGATTTGCTTTGTTTTGGGTATTACCAATTTGCAGCAGGTTAGAGCTTCTAATTTGCAGGAGCTGGTGTATAAGCAAGGCCAAGCTGGAATTACGAAAGCGACTGTGTCTATTGTTTTTGATAACTCGGATCGCAATCGAAGCCCTCTTGGGTATGAGGATTCTCCTGAGATTACAGTAACTCGTCAG ATTGTAGTTGGCGGAAGGAACAAGTATTTAATCAATGGACACCTCGCTCAGCCTAGTCGTGTTCAAAATCTTTTCCACTCAGTGCAGCTGAACGTGAATAATCCACATTTTCTTATAATGCAAGGGCGCATTACCaaagtattaaatatgaaacCACCTGAAATCTTGTCTATGCTTGAAGAAGCGGCTGGGACAAGaatgtatgaaaataaaaaagaggcTGCTCTCAAAACACTAGAAAAGAAACAGAGCAAGGTAGATGAGATTGACAAACTCCTTGACCAGGAAATACTCCCAGCTCTGGAGAAGTTGAGAAAAGAGAGGTTGCAGTACATGCAATGGGCTAATGGAAATGCAGAGTTGGATAGACTAAAGAGGTTTTGTATTGCTTATGAATATGTGCAAGCGGAAAAGATTAGAGATAATGCAGTTCAATGTGTTCAAGAAATAAGAGATAAGATTTTGGAGATTGATGCTACTGTTGGGAAAATGCATGAGGAATCACAGGGAATGGAAAAACGGGTATCGGAACTGAGTTCTGAAAAAGAAGCAAGCATGGGTGGGGAGATAAAGTTGTTATCAGATAAACTCGATGCTCTTTCACGGGATCTGGTGAAGGAAACTTCGGTgctaaaaaatgaagaagacaatCTCAGAACTGAGAAAGAGAATGCGGCCAAG atagagaGGAGTCTTGAAGAATCAAAGCTAGCTGCAGAAGAGATGGCAGCTGCTGTAAAAAATGCTGAAGATGGTGCTGCAGATCTCAAGAAAAGTTTTCAGGATCTTTCAAAGAGTCTGGACGAGCATGAGAAGGAGTACCAA GGTGTTGTAGCAGGTAAGAGCAGTGGAAATGAAGAGAAGTGCCTTGAAGATCAACTTGCAGATGCCAAGATAGCTGTTGGAAGGGCAGAGACGGAGTTGAAGCAGTTGCAAACAAAAGTAAGCCATTGTGAGAAAGAACTGGAGGAGAAGAAAAGTCAACTATTATCAACACGTGAAAAAGCTTCTCTTATAGAGAATGAGCTTGATGTCAAGAGGAAAGATGTTGAGGAAGTTAAAAGTGCTTTGGAATCTCTTTTCTATGAAGAGAACATTATGGAAGCACTGCAGAAG AATCGCACAGCTGAGTTAGAGATGGTGCAGAAATTTAAAGAGGATGTGCGAATAATTTCTTCACAATTGGCTAATGTTGAGTTCAATTACAATGATCCAGAAAAGAATTTTGATAAGTCAAGGGTGAAAGGTGTGGTTGCGAAACTAATTAAAGTGAAGGACAGCTCTGCAGTGGTTGCCTTAGAG GTTGCTGCTGGTGGGAAGTTGTTTAATGTTGTTGTAGATACAGAAAATACTGGAAAGCAACTTCTTCAAAAAGGTGGTCTGCGTAGACGAGTGACAATCATTCCACTGAACAAGATTCAAAGCCATCCTGTCCCACAAAGAGTTAAAACTGCTGCTGTTAAATTG GTTGGAAAAGGCAATGCTGAAGTGGCACTTTCTCTGGTTGGATATGACCAAGAACTGCAA AATGCCATGGAATATGTGTTTGGATCAACGTTTGTTTGCAAAACAATTGATGCTGCGAGAGAG GTTGCCTTCAACAAGGAAACAGGAACGCCAAGTGTGACTCTGGAAGGTGATATTTTCCAACCCAGTGGACTTCTGACTGGTGGTAGTAGAAA AGGTGGAGGCGACCTGTTGAGAAAGCTTCATGCTTTAGGAGAAGCTGAATTGAAACTTTCTTTTCATCAGAAGCGCCTGTCAGAAGTTGATGCTAAG ATTAATGAACTTCTTCCCCTTCAAAGAAAGTTCAAAGACCTTAAGATGCAATTGGAACTCAAATCACATGATTTATCACTCTCGGAGAACAGGGCTAAGCAAAATGAGCATCATAAG CTTGGTGAGCTGGTAAAGAGAATTGAGGAGGAGCTTGGAGAAGCGAAATCAgctatcaaagaaaaaaaacttctCTATGAAGAATGTGTGGCCAAAGTGTCATCTCTTGAAAAATCAATCCATGATCATGCTGGAAATAGGGAAAGCAGACTGAAGGATTTGGAGAAAAAGATTAAGGCTATTAAAAGTCAGATGCAAGCAGCTTCTAAGAATCTCAAG GGGCATGAGAATGAAAGAGAGAGGCTTATAATGGAACTGGAGGCggtacaaaaggaaaaaatatcattGGAGAGCCAACTAGCAGCTTTAAAGAAGCAGATTAATGATCTTACTTTGGAATTGGATTCTAAGAAAGCCAAG GTTGCTTCAGTGAAGAAAGATCATGATGAGGTCCAATCTGAGCTCGGCATGGCTCGTAAGAAGATCAAGGAATGTGATTCACAAATTACTAGTATTGTCAAGGAGCAGCAGAGAATCCAGCAGAAAATTAGTGAGGCCAAcctagagagaaaaagaatggAGAATGAg GTCAAGCGCATGGAGATGGAACAGAAAAATTGTTCTTTGAAGGTTGAGAAGTTGATAGAGAAGCATGTTTGGATTGCATCTGAGAAGCAACTTTTTGGTCGAGTTGGCTCAGATTATGACTTTGAGTCTTGTGATCCTCACAAGGCTATGGAAGACTTTAATAAACTGCAAGCTGAGCAATCTGG CCTTGAGAAAAGAGTGAATAAGAAGGTGATGGCCATGTTCGAGAAAGCTGAAGATGAGTACAATGACTTGATATCTAAGAAGAACATTATTGAG AATGACAAGTCAAAAATCAAGATGGTTATTGAAGAGCTTgatgagaagaagaaggagacACTTAAAGTCACTTGGGCTAAAGTTAACAA AGATTTTGGATCGATATTTTCTACTCTTTTGCCGGGCACAATGGCCAAACTGGAACCTCCTGAAGGAGGCAGCTTCCTTGATGGCTTAGAGGTTCGGGTTGCGTTTGGGAGTGTGTGGAAACAGTCCTTGTCTGAGCTTAGTGGAGGGCAACGATCTCTACTTGCACTTTCTTTGATTTTGGCTTTACTTCTTTTCAAACCAGCTCCATTATACATACTGGATGAG GTTGATGCAGCTCTTGATCTAAGTCACACACAGAACATTGGAAGGATGATTAAAACTCACTTTCCTCATTCCCAA TTTATTGTGGTTTCACTAAAGGAAGGAATGTTTAACAATGCTAATGTTCTTTTCCGGACAAAATTCGTGGATGGTGTCTCTACTGTGCAGAGAACAGTgacaaataaacaaaacaagTGA
- the LOC105160614 gene encoding non-functional NADPH-dependent codeinone reductase 2, with translation MRSINQVRLNNGLTIPVIGMGTYSFENDRKTTENAVQMALKMGYNHFDTAQVYGSEPALGNALREAITNGTTEREAVFVTSKLWGSHHHDPVSALKRTLMNLGMEYVDMYLVHWPVSLKPWVFHPLPEEDDFEQLDMETTWAGMEKCLEMGLCRGIGVSNFSCKKIESLLDFASVTPAVNQVEMHPMWRQRKLRDYCRDHKIHVSAYSALGGPGNFWGSTAVVESPIIQSIALKHKATPAQVALRWGLSKGASVIVKSFNEERLKENMGALDLRLEENDIIEIEKMEERKIMRGEFYVNQTTSPYKTIQELWDDEI, from the exons atgagaagcaTCAATCAAGTGAGATTGAACAATGGCTTGACCATACCTGTAATTGGTATGGGCACCTACTCTTTTGAAAATGATAGGAAAACTACTGAGAATGCTGTCCAAATGGCCCTTAAG ATGGGATACAACCACTTCGACACTGCGCAGGTGTATGGTTCCGAGCCCGCCTTAGGGAATGCGTTAAGGGAGGCCATCACTAATGGGACGACAGAAAGAGAAGCGGTATTCGTCACCTCGAAGTTGTGGGGAAGTCATCACCATGATCCTGTCTCAGCACTAAAGCGAACTCTAAT GAACCTCGGAATGGAGTATGTGGACATGTATTTGGTGCACTGGCCGGTGAGCCTGAAGCCATGGGTGTTCCATCCATTGCCGGAAGAAGACGATTTCGAGCAATTAGACATGGAGACAACATGGGCTGGAATGGAGAAATGCTTAGAGATGGGGTTGTGTAGGGGTATTGGAGTCAGCAATTTCTCTTGCAAGAAGATTGAGAGTTTGTTGGATTTTGCATCAGTTACTCCTGCTGTGAATCAG GTGGAAATGCACCCGATGTGGAGGCAAAGGAAGCTAAGGGATTATTGCAGGGATCACAAGATTCATGTAAGCGCCTACTCAGCTTTGGGGGGACCTGGAAACTTCTGGGGTTCAACAGCTGTGGTTGAAAGTCCAATCATACAGTCCATTGCTCTCAAACACAAAGCAACTCCAGCCCAGGTTGCATTAAGATGGGGATTGTCCAAGGGGGCAAGCGTGATCGTTAAGAGCTTCAATGAAGAGAGGTTGAAGGAGAACATGGGAGCACTTGATCTCAGACTGGAAGAAAACGACATAATTGAAATCGAGAAAATGGAGGAGAGGAAGATAATGAGGGGGGAATTCTATGTCAATCAAACAACAAGTCCTTACAAGACCATCCAAGAATTGTGGGATGATGAGATTTAG